In the genome of Arthrobacter sp. D5-1, one region contains:
- a CDS encoding bile acid:sodium symporter, producing MVDTRNLVAWMDRQQIGLYLVAILVGGAAGLLAPGVAPALEHSINPVLGLLLYATFLGIPFASLGRAARDLKFLATVLVLNFLVVPLVVFGLTRFIAGDQALLVGVLLVLLTPCIDYVIVFTGLAGGASDRLLAAAPVLMLTQMPFLPLYLLVFVGPDLVSAIDPAPFLQALIVLIIIPLAAAALTQALARTRAMGRAVMSLMQALMVPLMMATLAVVVGSQIVGVGEELGSLLSVAPIYAAFLLVMVPLGLLAAKPAGLDVAATRAVVFSGATRNSLVVLPLALALPGHLALAALVVVTQTLVELIGMVLYVRFLPLLIKQERRHQTT from the coding sequence ATGGTGGATACCCGGAACCTTGTCGCGTGGATGGACCGGCAGCAAATTGGTCTGTATCTCGTGGCCATCCTTGTCGGGGGCGCAGCGGGCTTACTCGCTCCTGGAGTGGCTCCGGCTTTGGAGCATTCGATCAACCCTGTCCTTGGGCTCCTGCTTTACGCCACGTTTCTGGGGATACCGTTTGCTTCCCTCGGAAGGGCCGCCCGGGATCTGAAATTCCTGGCCACTGTCCTGGTGTTGAATTTTCTCGTCGTTCCCTTGGTGGTGTTTGGCCTGACCCGGTTCATCGCCGGCGACCAGGCGCTGCTTGTTGGAGTCTTGCTCGTACTTCTGACCCCGTGTATCGATTACGTCATCGTATTCACTGGGTTGGCCGGCGGCGCGAGTGACCGGCTTCTCGCTGCGGCACCTGTGCTGATGCTGACGCAGATGCCTTTTCTCCCGCTCTATCTTTTGGTCTTCGTCGGCCCGGATCTGGTCTCAGCCATCGATCCGGCCCCATTCCTTCAAGCCCTTATCGTTTTGATCATCATCCCGCTGGCCGCGGCAGCGCTGACCCAGGCGCTGGCCAGAACGAGGGCTATGGGCAGAGCCGTGATGTCTCTGATGCAGGCCTTGATGGTTCCCCTTATGATGGCGACGCTGGCCGTGGTCGTGGGGTCGCAGATTGTGGGAGTCGGCGAGGAACTCGGCTCCCTTCTGTCCGTCGCGCCTATCTATGCTGCATTCCTACTGGTCATGGTGCCGCTGGGTCTACTCGCAGCAAAACCCGCAGGACTCGATGTTGCCGCCACCCGCGCTGTCGTGTTCAGTGGTGCGACCCGTAACTCCTTGGTCGTGCTGCCATTGGCGTTGGCATTGCCAGGCCACTTGGCGCTTGCGGCCCTGGTGGTGGTGACCCAGACCCTTGTGGAGCTGATCGGTATGGTGCTCTACGTCCGCTTCCTTCCGCTGCTGATCAAGCAGGAACGCCGTCACCAGACCACCTGA
- a CDS encoding ATP-binding protein has protein sequence MESALNPYSPGSGRRPFELVGRQSEIDAFDLLLAKTRQRRPDRGIVLHGLRGVGKTVLLNEFRRQAEHAEFMVVFLEGRDAEGGPEAVRAKLARNLLQAGRKLNRRGAGERLLAALGSIASFSAKLGVTGIDIGVNLNHGRADSGSIEVDLEELIEDLCLALGENRSGLVFIIDEMQDLDDGLIAALLSAQHLAGQREWPFYIAGAGLPNLPSVLSEARSYAERIFNYRSIGALSREAAEAALVAPAQRYGVSFVAEAKDLLLSASGAYPYFLQEYGYAAWETAPEKTVTFDDAKIAVEIGRAQLDQGFFPSRWKRASKAEKDFLRLMATDGDEGSSTAGLAERAQKKQSSMTMTRASLIDKGIIYAPALGVVAFTVPGMADYVKRLHE, from the coding sequence ATGGAAAGTGCTTTGAACCCTTACTCGCCCGGGTCGGGCCGTCGGCCTTTCGAACTGGTCGGGCGCCAGAGCGAGATCGATGCCTTCGATTTGCTGCTGGCCAAGACCCGCCAGCGAAGACCGGACCGGGGTATCGTCCTGCACGGGTTGCGTGGGGTGGGCAAAACGGTCCTGCTGAACGAGTTCCGTCGGCAGGCCGAACATGCTGAGTTCATGGTCGTCTTCCTCGAGGGCAGGGACGCCGAGGGGGGTCCTGAGGCCGTACGGGCCAAGCTCGCCCGGAACCTGCTGCAGGCCGGGCGGAAGTTGAATCGCCGCGGCGCCGGGGAGCGACTCTTGGCGGCACTTGGCAGCATCGCATCCTTTTCCGCGAAACTGGGTGTGACTGGGATCGACATCGGTGTGAACCTCAATCACGGCCGCGCTGACTCCGGATCGATCGAAGTGGATCTGGAAGAACTGATTGAGGACCTCTGTCTGGCCCTGGGGGAGAATCGCTCGGGTCTGGTTTTCATCATTGACGAGATGCAGGACCTGGACGACGGACTCATTGCCGCACTCCTGAGTGCCCAGCATCTGGCTGGCCAACGCGAATGGCCTTTCTATATCGCGGGGGCCGGTCTGCCCAATCTTCCCTCGGTACTGAGTGAAGCGCGCTCTTACGCCGAAAGGATTTTCAATTACCGCAGCATCGGGGCGTTGTCGAGGGAGGCTGCAGAGGCGGCCTTGGTAGCCCCGGCCCAACGCTATGGGGTGTCATTCGTGGCCGAGGCCAAAGACCTTCTCCTGAGCGCATCGGGCGCGTATCCGTATTTCCTGCAGGAATACGGTTACGCGGCCTGGGAAACAGCTCCGGAGAAGACCGTAACCTTCGACGACGCCAAAATCGCGGTGGAGATCGGCCGCGCGCAGCTGGACCAAGGGTTCTTTCCTTCACGCTGGAAACGTGCCTCGAAGGCAGAGAAGGACTTCCTCCGCCTGATGGCCACTGACGGTGATGAAGGATCCAGCACAGCCGGTCTTGCTGAACGGGCGCAGAAGAAGCAAAGCTCCATGACCATGACCCGTGCGTCGTTGATCGACAAGGGGATTATCTACGCACCCGCCCTGGGTGTTGTGGCGTTCACCGTGCCAGGAATGGCTGACTATGTTAAACGCCTCCATGAGTAG
- a CDS encoding MerR family DNA-binding transcriptional regulator, producing MKTIRISEVAARTGVQATTLRYYEDIGLIGPAARSANGYRSYDERDLDRLAATARQEARHQP from the coding sequence ATGAAGACGATCCGGATTTCCGAGGTTGCCGCCAGAACAGGGGTTCAGGCCACTACTTTGCGCTATTACGAGGACATCGGCCTGATCGGCCCCGCAGCCCGCTCAGCCAACGGCTACCGGAGCTACGACGAACGGGACCTGGACCGGTTGGCAGCCACTGCGCGCCAAGAAGCTCGACATCAGCCTTGA